In Spirochaeta isovalerica, the genomic window TTCATAAATAAACGCCTTGAATTGAAGGGCCGTCCCGATAAACATGAGCAGCTTTACGATAAAATCACTATCTTCCGGTGTGCGTCCAGTTTCGATAAACAGTTGTCTGATTTTATCGCGGCTGCGGGTATCGATACCCGATTTGAGCCTTTTGAGCTGCTTTTTTGAAAATCCGGAGCATAAGCTGTTCAACAGCGAGCGGGAACCTATGTGGATCTTCACTTCCCGGAGTCCGATTTCCCGGAAAAGGGAGAGCAGCAGAAGAATGATTTCCAGATCGCCCTCCCGTCCCGGTTTTCCTATAAGCTCGCATCCACTCTGAAAGAACTCATTACTGGAAATATCTTCATGAGATTCGTAACGGAGTATCGTGTCGGCATAGAATACTCTGACCGGGAGATCCTGTTCATCGAGAGCCAGGCTCATCTGCTTGGCCAGAAACAGGGTGACATCGGAGCGGAGCATAAGCAGTTCGCCTTCTCTGTCTATCAGCCGGTAGGTCTGTTCAGCCCTGTTTTTATCAATTAAATGACTGTAGGTGTCAAAAAAATCGAAAACCGGT contains:
- a CDS encoding ATP phosphoribosyltransferase regulatory subunit → MTEIKNGHLQIPQGTEGMYLEEAFRHRKITKHIENIFTAWGYLPVETPVFDFFDTYSHLIDKNRAEQTYRLIDREGELLMLRSDVTLFLAKQMSLALDEQDLPVRVFYADTILRYESHEDISSNEFFQSGCELIGKPGREGDLEIILLLLSLFREIGLREVKIHIGSRSLLNSLCSGFSKKQLKRLKSGIDTRSRDKIRQLFIETGRTPEDSDFIVKLLMFIGTALQFKAFIYENKSGISSETLREINYLIEIADQAGELEGTDSFRIDISEIGGQDYYTGIVFSAYVENLSKAAASGGRYDSLFDQFGYNASSVGFSIMQRKVEPLIRESSLYAPPEASQREKSEDFSTAYKRGRTLRKDGRSFVL